The nucleotide sequence CATATCCGGAGTTCCATCAACCGTAAATACGAAAGGGCCTCCAGAAATTGTACCAGCTACAGGTTCAATTGTAGGAGAACCGTCATCATCACCACAGCTGGATAATACCAATCCAACTACAGTTATCATTAATAATAATTTTTTCATTAGAGTTCTAATTTGTTTTGTACAAAAAAACAGGTGAGATATTGCGAAAGAGTCACATAGGTTTAACATTTTGATTTTATGATAATTTTTTATGTAACTCATTGATATATAGTATTTTAATATTTGTTACTATTGTTGAGAGTAACTTGATTGGTGACGTGATCGCTACTTTCATGACATTTTAGCACCGAGTCGTGATACTTCTGTGATAATTTTTTAGTTGATTCGAAATTGAATGTCAAAAGTTTTAATAATAGAAGACGACAAGGAGATTATCAATCTGCTTGAAATCCATTTAAAGGATTTGTCATGTGATGTCATAAAGGCAACAGATGGAGGTGCTGGCTTGGAACTTGCAAAATCCGAAAATCCTGATCTGATCATTCTGGATATTTCCCTCCCGGTGATGGATGGAATTGAGGTTTGCCAAAAGATCAGAATGAATCAAACGACTCCCATCATTATGTTGACTGCAAAATCGGAAGAAATTGATCGAGTGCTAGGTTTGGAGGTAGGTGCGGATGATTACATAACAAAACCTTTTAGTATTCGAGAATTTATTGCACGAGTAAAAGCCATCTTTAGAAGAACAAAGCTGATACGGGAAAGTATTGATGGAGGTACGGCTAAGCTTTCATTCGAAAACTTATCCATAGATATTGAAAAGAGAAAGGTTGAATTGGGAAGCGATAGAATTGAACTTTCACCAAAGGAATTTGAATTGTTAACATTAATGGCTTCACATCCAGGAAAAAGCTATACCAGAGGGAATCTGCTGAAATTGATTTGGGGATATGATTTCGAAGGGTATGAGCATACAGTCAATTCCCACATTAATCGACTCAGAGCAAAAATAGAGTCGGATATGGCAAATCCTAAGTTCATTCTAACAACATGGGGTGTTGGTTACAAATTCAATGAAGAACTATGAGTAAATCCAGACTGCTTACAAACAGATTGATGACGAAACTAGCTTTAGTCTTTTTCATGCTAGTGATTCTAATGGGAGTTTCTTACATTTTCACTACTATTTACCTAACCAATAAGCATTTTGAGGAGCGCTCGCAAAAATTAAATGCTGAACTCGCAAATCATTTGATTGAAGAAAAATTTCAAGGTAATTCACCATTTCTTGATGATGGAAGTGTGAATAAGCCTCTTTTTGGAGACCTAATGCATGATATGATGGCTGTTAATAGAGGAATAGAAGTCTATTTGCTCGACCTGTCTGGTGAGATCCTTTACTCCGTAGTTTTAAGCCATGATAATCCAAATGACCCAGCTCAGTATGTGAATATTGATCCCATTGATGAATTTATTGATGCCAAAGGAGGAAAATATATTCTAGGAGACGATCCCAGACAACCTGAGAAGGAGAAGATTTTTTCAGCAGCTAAATTCGATCATGAAGGAAAAGAAGGCTATATATATATTGTGCTAGCAGGACAAGAATCAGATAATGTAACTTCTTCACTTTTCTCTGGCTATTTTATGAAACTGGGTCTCGGTGCTTCAGTTTTGACTATGGTGTTCGTTTTGTTTTTGGGACTGGTTAGTTTTTGGTTTTTGACCAAAAATCTGCGTTCTATTATTGATAGCGTTAGACGTTTTAGGGAGGGAGACTTAGATATACGAATTGAAAACCCCGATAAAACGGACCTATCTGTTCTTGCTTCAAATTTCAATGAGATGGCAGACACTATTGAAAAAAATATGCAAGAGATAAAATCGGTGGACACGTTAAGACGAGAATTGATAGCAAATGTGTCGCATGATTTGAGAACTCCGTTATCCATTATCAGCGGCTACATTGAGACATTACAAATAAAGAAAGCGCAGCTCAGCGAGGAGGAGAAAGATAAGTATCTAAATATCATTAAAGGAAGTTCGGAAAAACTGTC is from Marinobacter alexandrii and encodes:
- a CDS encoding HAMP domain-containing sensor histidine kinase, coding for MSKSRLLTNRLMTKLALVFFMLVILMGVSYIFTTIYLTNKHFEERSQKLNAELANHLIEEKFQGNSPFLDDGSVNKPLFGDLMHDMMAVNRGIEVYLLDLSGEILYSVVLSHDNPNDPAQYVNIDPIDEFIDAKGGKYILGDDPRQPEKEKIFSAAKFDHEGKEGYIYIVLAGQESDNVTSSLFSGYFMKLGLGASVLTMVFVLFLGLVSFWFLTKNLRSIIDSVRRFREGDLDIRIENPDKTDLSVLASNFNEMADTIEKNMQEIKSVDTLRRELIANVSHDLRTPLSIISGYIETLQIKKAQLSEEEKDKYLNIIKGSSEKLSHLVSQLFEYSKLEAQQVEPSKEPFAMTDLAMDLVSKYQVFGKEKDIKINLEAEDQVPLVFADISLVERAIQNLLDNALKFTPKKGQISLIVSSDDNEVKIGISDSGPGIKKSDQAIIFDRYRQTRSQASKEGVGLGLAIVKKIMELHNTTIQVVSNPNEGSTFEFYLPKYKIAGL
- a CDS encoding response regulator transcription factor translates to MSKVLIIEDDKEIINLLEIHLKDLSCDVIKATDGGAGLELAKSENPDLIILDISLPVMDGIEVCQKIRMNQTTPIIMLTAKSEEIDRVLGLEVGADDYITKPFSIREFIARVKAIFRRTKLIRESIDGGTAKLSFENLSIDIEKRKVELGSDRIELSPKEFELLTLMASHPGKSYTRGNLLKLIWGYDFEGYEHTVNSHINRLRAKIESDMANPKFILTTWGVGYKFNEEL